A genomic segment from Roseibium algicola encodes:
- a CDS encoding cytochrome P450, producing MSPSTDLSFAPLSDAFAQDPYPFYAALRERKGLTYFEDFDIWLAAKFDDVSEIVQNGKMVRSMDHIASAEEIADMKRAQNWHDMPHHSRFVQFSLLDSDGDIHDRLRKQVFRLFTPVMVGKLRDDIQAYVDRLFDSLSDRTEIDFIEDLAAHVPGHIIGRVLGVPDEDCPQLRIWSENVVQYFDIDRTDERKELAERNTTEFYHYLQTLKAERERAPQDDLLSLMIEAERAGQMNEDEFISTAMLILMAGHGSTIDVLGSGMHALLKFPKELQRLREDPSLMKTAVQEMFRYESPLPFFHRYSTEDMTVCGDTYPRGTKFGVLYGAANRDPGQFPDADRFDVGRTPNWHIAFGRGAHFCLGNHLARLDMDIIFSTLLKRFSTIELVDDNVTYKRGLSVRGPEALRLAWQPA from the coding sequence ATGAGCCCGTCCACAGACCTTTCCTTCGCGCCTTTGTCCGATGCCTTTGCACAAGACCCCTACCCGTTCTACGCCGCACTGCGTGAACGCAAGGGTCTGACTTACTTCGAGGATTTCGATATCTGGCTGGCAGCGAAGTTCGATGACGTTTCGGAAATCGTGCAGAACGGCAAGATGGTGCGATCCATGGACCACATCGCGAGCGCGGAAGAAATCGCGGACATGAAACGTGCCCAGAACTGGCACGACATGCCGCATCATTCCCGGTTCGTGCAGTTCTCGCTGCTGGACAGCGACGGGGACATTCACGACCGGCTGCGCAAGCAGGTGTTCAGACTGTTCACGCCGGTGATGGTCGGCAAGCTGCGCGATGACATACAGGCCTATGTCGACCGCCTTTTCGACAGTCTGTCAGACCGCACCGAAATCGACTTTATCGAAGATCTGGCCGCCCATGTTCCAGGTCACATCATCGGCCGCGTTCTCGGCGTTCCCGATGAGGACTGCCCGCAGCTGCGCATCTGGTCGGAAAACGTTGTTCAGTACTTCGACATCGACCGGACGGATGAGCGCAAGGAACTGGCCGAACGCAACACGACCGAATTCTATCACTATCTGCAAACGCTGAAGGCAGAGCGCGAACGCGCACCACAGGACGACCTTCTGTCGCTCATGATCGAAGCTGAACGGGCCGGCCAGATGAACGAGGACGAATTCATCTCGACCGCCATGCTGATCCTGATGGCCGGTCACGGTTCAACCATCGACGTTCTCGGCAGCGGCATGCATGCGCTGCTGAAGTTTCCGAAAGAGCTGCAGCGTCTGCGTGAAGATCCGTCGCTGATGAAAACGGCCGTGCAGGAAATGTTCCGCTATGAATCTCCCTTGCCGTTCTTCCACCGCTATTCCACCGAGGACATGACGGTTTGCGGCGACACGTATCCGCGCGGGACGAAGTTCGGCGTCCTCTATGGAGCAGCCAACCGCGACCCGGGCCAATTCCCCGACGCTGACCGCTTCGATGTTGGCCGAACGCCGAATTGGCACATTGCCTTTGGCCGGGGCGCACATTTCTGCCTGGGCAATCATCTTGCACGTCTGGACATGGACATCATCTTTTCAACACTGCTGAAAAGGTTCAGCACGATTGAGCTGGTTGACGACAACGTCACCTACAAGCGTGGCCTGTCCGTGAGAGGCCCGGAAGCACTCAGACTTGCCTGGCAACCTGCCTAG
- a CDS encoding glycerophosphodiester phosphodiesterase family protein, whose translation MHLKQVVLCLTGLCAVLPAQAGTVELGPRPAYLVSQMVDGQLKETLEACIGKPAKRTLFSISHRGAPLQFPEHTEEGYRAAALMGAGILECDVTFTKDKELVCRHSQNDLHTTTNILTTDLADKCTTGFTPASGETPAAAECRTSDLTLAEFSSLQGKMDSADKTATTPEAYQNGTAPWRTDLYAGTGTLLTHDASIRLFKDLGVKFTPELKAPEVEMPFDGFTQADYAQKLIDEYKAAGIPAEDVYPQSFNLDDVLYWIENEPDFGKQAVFLESRRDVDPMDPETFSPSMTELKDMGVNYLAPPLFVLLAEEDGKIVPSAYAVAAKEAGIELIAWTLERSGPLSSGGGWYYQTVNDAIDGDGKLYEVVDVLARQVGVKGIFSDWPATTSFYASCLGLE comes from the coding sequence ATGCACCTCAAACAAGTTGTTCTTTGCCTGACCGGGCTGTGTGCCGTCTTGCCTGCACAAGCAGGCACTGTCGAGCTTGGGCCCCGCCCCGCCTACCTTGTGTCCCAGATGGTTGACGGCCAGCTGAAGGAGACCTTGGAAGCCTGCATCGGCAAGCCGGCAAAACGCACCCTGTTTTCCATCAGCCATCGTGGTGCCCCCTTGCAGTTTCCAGAGCACACGGAGGAAGGCTACCGGGCCGCGGCACTCATGGGAGCGGGCATCCTGGAATGCGACGTCACCTTTACCAAGGACAAGGAACTGGTATGCCGGCATTCCCAGAACGATCTGCACACGACCACGAACATTCTGACGACCGATCTCGCCGACAAATGCACCACGGGCTTCACTCCGGCCTCGGGTGAGACCCCGGCTGCGGCCGAATGCCGGACGAGTGATCTGACCCTGGCTGAGTTCTCGTCCTTGCAGGGCAAGATGGACAGTGCAGACAAAACGGCAACAACGCCTGAAGCTTACCAGAATGGAACCGCGCCCTGGCGCACGGATCTTTACGCGGGCACGGGAACGCTGCTGACACACGACGCCTCGATCCGCCTCTTCAAGGACCTCGGCGTGAAATTCACTCCGGAGTTGAAGGCCCCTGAAGTCGAAATGCCTTTTGATGGCTTTACCCAGGCCGACTACGCCCAGAAACTGATTGACGAATACAAGGCGGCAGGCATTCCGGCAGAAGACGTGTACCCGCAATCCTTCAACCTTGATGACGTTCTCTACTGGATCGAAAACGAACCGGACTTCGGCAAGCAGGCAGTCTTCCTTGAAAGCCGCCGCGATGTTGATCCCATGGATCCGGAAACATTCTCCCCTTCCATGACCGAACTGAAGGACATGGGCGTCAACTACCTCGCACCGCCGCTGTTTGTCCTTCTTGCTGAGGAAGACGGCAAGATCGTTCCCTCAGCTTATGCGGTTGCAGCAAAGGAAGCCGGTATCGAACTGATTGCCTGGACGCTTGAAAGGTCGGGACCGCTGTCGTCCGGCGGCGGCTGGTACTATCAGACCGTCAACGATGCCATCGACGGCGACGGCAAGCTTTATGAGGTTGTGGATGTTCTGGCGCGCCAGGTTGGCGTCAAGGGCATCTTTTCGGACTGGCCGGCAACCACGAGCTTTTACGCCTCCTGCCTCGGACTGGAGTGA
- a CDS encoding MerR family transcriptional regulator, whose amino-acid sequence MSSQEKSPDAFRTISEVAEDLDLPQHVLRFWETRFSQIKPLKRGGGRRYYRPDDVELLKGIRHLLYGEGYTIKGVQRILKEQGPRFVMQIRHEDMSALQAVATAEPAQAEPAPAPAMISQNGQHEIHNGPLPSGVLADNAPEPAPAQGHGHFSILGRLRGEKPAQGTGSHSSVTKEDIRRLQATLFELLECKRTLDQAR is encoded by the coding sequence ATGAGCTCGCAGGAAAAAAGCCCCGACGCCTTTCGTACTATCAGCGAAGTCGCAGAAGATCTTGACCTGCCGCAGCACGTGCTGCGGTTCTGGGAAACACGCTTCTCGCAGATCAAGCCGCTGAAGCGTGGGGGAGGCCGCCGGTACTACCGACCGGACGATGTCGAGCTTCTGAAGGGCATCCGTCATCTGCTCTACGGTGAAGGCTACACGATCAAGGGTGTACAGCGGATCCTGAAAGAGCAGGGGCCACGCTTCGTCATGCAGATCCGGCATGAAGACATGTCGGCCCTGCAGGCCGTTGCCACTGCAGAACCTGCACAGGCGGAGCCTGCGCCTGCCCCTGCGATGATTTCCCAAAATGGCCAGCATGAAATCCATAACGGCCCGTTGCCAAGCGGCGTTCTGGCGGACAATGCACCGGAACCGGCACCAGCCCAGGGTCACGGGCATTTCAGTATTCTTGGTCGCCTGCGCGGTGAGAAACCGGCTCAGGGCACAGGGTCCCATTCGTCTGTGACGAAGGAGGATATCCGCCGCCTGCAGGCAACCCTCTTTGAGTTGCTGGAATGCAAGCGAACGCTGGATCAGGCGCGCTGA
- a CDS encoding integration host factor subunit alpha, whose protein sequence is MGNRTITRADLCEAVYQKVGLSRTESSELVERVLSEISDCLVTGESVKLSSFGSFVVRSKGERIGRNPKTGEEVPISPRRVMVFKPSNVLKQRINDALTGQASK, encoded by the coding sequence ATGGGCAATCGGACTATTACCCGCGCTGATCTGTGTGAGGCCGTTTATCAGAAAGTTGGTCTGTCCCGGACCGAGTCTTCTGAATTGGTCGAACGCGTACTTTCTGAAATTTCCGACTGTCTTGTGACCGGAGAATCAGTAAAATTATCAAGCTTCGGGTCTTTCGTGGTCCGCTCCAAGGGGGAGCGCATCGGCCGCAATCCGAAGACCGGCGAGGAAGTACCTATTTCACCGCGCCGGGTGATGGTGTTCAAACCGTCTAACGTATTGAAACAGCGGATCAATGATGCGCTGACAGGACAGGCCAGCAAATAG